DNA sequence from the Streptomyces cinnabarinus genome:
CCGCGTGAGCTGCCTCTCTGGGCATTCAGAGCCGCCGTGAGCCCCTCGAAACACCCCCGTGCGAACCCGCCCTCCGGAACCCCCCTGCACCCCTTCTGAACATGTTCAAGGGGGTGTTGAGCCCCCAGAAGGGCCAACCGGACCCTTTCCGTGCAACACCGGGGCCCAATTCCTTGTGAAGAACTTCACGAACTTTCTCGCCGGAACGCCGACGAGGGGCCCTCAAGGGCCCCTCGAACGTGCTCAGACGCTACATGACCTGCTCAACCGATGCTACCGAGCGGTAACAAAGGAGAGCTATGCCACCGACCATGCGATGCCGTCGAGGATGTCGTGCTCGCTCACGACGACCTCCTCGGCACCGATCCGCTCCATGATCGCCAGCAGTACGAGGGCCCCGGCGGCGATCACGTCCACGCGCCCCGGGTGCATGGAGGGCACGGCGGCGCGCTCGGCGTGGGTGGAGCGCAGCAGCCACTCGGTGATCTCACGGACCCGGTCGTGGGAGACACGGGAGTGGTGGATCCGGGCGGAGTCGTACTCGGGCAGCTCCTGGGCGATGGCCGACACCGTCGTCACCGACCCGGCGAGCCCGACCAGGGTGTGCGCCTCGCGCAACGGCACGGTCAGCTCGGCGAGGTCGAGGGCGGCCTCGATGTCCGCCCGCATGGCCGCGACCTGCTCCTCGGTGGGCGGATCGGAGACGACGCCGTCCCGCACCAGATGCCGCTCGGTCATCCGCACGCACCCGACGTCGACCGAGCGGGCGGCGCGCACATGCTCCTCGCCGACGACGAACTCAGTGGATCCCCCGCCGATGTCCACGACGAGATAGGGCTTGGGGAGATGGTCGTGTTCCGCCAGCTCCCTGGTGGCGCCGGTGAAGGAGAACTCCGCCTCCTGGTCCCCGCTGATGACCTCGGG
Encoded proteins:
- a CDS encoding Ppx/GppA phosphatase family protein, which encodes MTRVAAIDCGTNSIRLLVADCDPATGELVDLDRRMTIVRLGQGVDRTGRLAPEALERTFAACREYAEIIKEHGAERLRFVATSASRDAENRDDFVRGVMDILGVEPEVISGDQEAEFSFTGATRELAEHDHLPKPYLVVDIGGGSTEFVVGEEHVRAARSVDVGCVRMTERHLVRDGVVSDPPTEEQVAAMRADIEAALDLAELTVPLREAHTLVGLAGSVTTVSAIAQELPEYDSARIHHSRVSHDRVREITEWLLRSTHAERAAVPSMHPGRVDVIAAGALVLLAIMERIGAEEVVVSEHDILDGIAWSVA